A single region of the Pelobates fuscus isolate aPelFus1 chromosome 4, aPelFus1.pri, whole genome shotgun sequence genome encodes:
- the LOC134607794 gene encoding solute carrier family 7 member 13-like yields the protein MSKEGASKQCQDNGRELNKGVNLKRSLGYFDSVCFVIGSIVGAGIFVSPAGVLEYSQLNVGVALCIWAASGVLSMMCSLCYAELGSALPYTGGEYFHVNRGLGSLPAFIFIWTLTLFIRPASNAARALTFAEYVTKPFYSGCPVPDLLKKIIAIGILWVLGIINTMSVKISTWVQNIFTVLKMMALSLIVISGLVLLGTDKGNSESFKDAFNGQVPNAVQIAESFYQGLYAFSGWNYLNYLAEEIKHPSKNIPRTVFTSITAVIVFYLLVNISYLTVLSPREIVSSAAVSVTWADRAIPTVAWIIPVSVAVSIFGSLNGGIFMLGRLNYAGSKEGHLPSIISMIHVQHLTPAPAMIISIIISSIFVIPSDLLSLTNYFSFCFWLLIGLTTVSLIVLRYREPNLHRPYKVFLPIAYGVVAVTLFLVIAPIVQSPKVEYFYALLFMLSSLIVYFPFVYFKLRLPYFDKITCFLQLFLEVSPTNIYEDCKDQ from the exons ATGTCGAAAGAAGGAGCTAGTAAGCAATGCCAAGACAATGGTAGAGAACTAAATAAGGGAGTTAATTTGAAAAGATCTTTAGGGTACTTCgatagtgtgtgttttgtaattgGGAGCATTGTAGGAGCTGGGATTTTTGTATCTCCTGCAGGAGTTCTGGAATATTCACAGCTTAACGTTGGTGTGGCTCTATGTATATGGGCTGCTTCTGGAGTATTGAGTATGATGTGTTCCCTCTGTTACGCAGAATTGGGTTCTGCACTGCCATATACTGGAGGGGAATACTTTCATGTTAATCGAGGACTTGGATCTCTACCAGCTTTCATCTTTATCTGGACTTTAACATTGTTTATACGGCCTGCATCCAACGCAGCCCGTGCTCTGACTTTTGCAGAATATGTCACCAAGCCATTTTATTCTGGATGTCCAGTACCAGACCTTCTGAAGAAAATAATAGCTATTGGCATCCTTTGGGTTCTAGGAATCATAAATACTATGAGTGTAAAGATTTCAACCTGGGTACAGAATATATTTACTGTGCTGAAAATGATGGCACTGAGTCTAATTGTGATTTCTGGACTTGTACTTCTTGGGACAGATAAAGGCAATTCAGAAAGCTTTAAAGATGCTTTCAACGGTCAAGTTCCTAACGCAGTACAAATTGCAGAGTCATTCTATCAAGGTCTATATGCGTTTTCAGGGTGGAACTATTTGAATTACCTCGCTG AGGAGATAAAACACCCAAGCAAGAACATTCCCCGCACAGTATTCACGTCCATAACTGCAGTGATTGTGTTCTATCTGCTGGTGAACATCTCGTATCTAACAGTGCTCTCACCCAGGGAGATTGTATCTTCAG CTGCAGTCTCGGTAACATGGGCTGATAGAGCAATTCCAACAGTGGCCTGGATTATCCCTGTGTCAGTTGCTGTCTCAATATTTGGTTCTCTCAACGGTGGCATATTTATGTTAGGAAGACTAAACTATGCTGGAAGCAAGGAGGGTCATCTGCCATCCATCATATCCATGATTCATGTGCAACATTTAACCCCAGCACCAGCCATGATCATCTCTATAATTATATCATCTATTTTCGTCATCCCTTCTGACCTCCTCTCTCTAACAAACTACTTTTCATTTTGTTTCTGGCTTTTGATTGGCCTGACTACCGTAAGTCTGATTGTTCTACGTTATCGTGAACCTAATCTTCACAGGCCGTACAAG GTCTTCCTTCCAATTGCATATGGAGTTGTTGCAGTGACATTATTTTTAGTGATTGCTCCAATCGTACAAAGTCCAAAAGTTGAATATTTCTATGCTTTGCTGTTTATGTTGAGCAGCCTGATTGTGTATTTTCCATTTGTATATTTCAAGTTGCGTCTACCCTACTTTGATAAGATCACATGCTTTTTACAGCTTTTCCTTGAAGTGTCACCCACTAATATATATGAAGACTGTAAAGATCAGTAA